In Paracoccus jeotgali, the following are encoded in one genomic region:
- a CDS encoding YcjF family protein — protein MTDPERPRPILIELDDDRPAPRKPEKPHARFEDDATGPSPADAEPIHDGPAPPPPPRTMQMLARLAGRGPSPLTRFFLNAGAALLTFLLSVAALNYIDGLMSRWPLLGWVGAVLFGLFTLAVLAMALREMRAWRRFAQIDGINRAAVQALAQRDLAEAKAVVARLDTLYQARPEAQWARANLAEAAGDSFDAESLLVLAETQLLAALDQDARREIEAAARTVAAATALIPLALVDVAVALAANLRMIRRMAEIYGGRAGAVGGWRLARTVMTHLVATGAVAAGDDLIHTVAGGGLLAKLSRRFGEGVVNGALTARVGIAAMEVCRPLPFIAQPRPRVANLLSRGLAGLFGTSDMPEAPPPQPGPR, from the coding sequence GTGACAGACCCCGAACGCCCCCGCCCCATCCTGATCGAACTGGACGACGACCGCCCCGCGCCGCGCAAGCCGGAAAAGCCTCATGCGCGGTTCGAGGACGACGCCACCGGCCCCAGCCCCGCCGATGCCGAGCCGATCCATGACGGCCCCGCACCCCCGCCGCCACCGCGCACGATGCAGATGCTCGCCCGGCTGGCGGGGCGCGGGCCGTCGCCGCTGACGCGGTTCTTCCTGAACGCGGGCGCGGCGCTGCTGACCTTCCTGCTATCGGTTGCGGCGCTGAACTATATCGACGGGCTGATGTCGCGCTGGCCGCTTCTGGGCTGGGTCGGCGCGGTGCTGTTCGGCCTGTTCACGCTGGCGGTGCTGGCCATGGCGCTGCGCGAGATGCGGGCGTGGCGGCGCTTTGCCCAGATCGACGGCATCAACCGGGCGGCGGTTCAGGCGCTGGCGCAGCGCGATCTGGCCGAGGCCAAGGCGGTGGTCGCGCGGCTCGACACGCTCTATCAGGCGCGGCCCGAGGCGCAATGGGCGCGGGCCAATCTGGCCGAGGCCGCGGGCGACAGCTTCGACGCCGAATCGCTGTTGGTGCTGGCCGAGACGCAGCTGCTTGCCGCGCTCGATCAGGACGCGCGGCGCGAGATCGAGGCGGCAGCGCGGACCGTCGCCGCCGCCACCGCGCTGATCCCGCTGGCGCTGGTCGATGTGGCGGTGGCGCTGGCGGCCAATCTGCGGATGATCCGGCGCATGGCGGAAATCTATGGCGGGCGCGCCGGCGCGGTCGGCGGCTGGCGGCTGGCGCGCACGGTGATGACGCATCTGGTGGCGACCGGCGCGGTGGCGGCGGGCGACGATCTGATCCACACCGTCGCCGGCGGTGGGCTGCTGGCCAAGCTGTCGCGCCGCTTTGGCGAGGGCGTGGTCAACGGCGCGCTGACCGCCCGCGTGGGCATCGCCGCGATGGAGGTCTGCCGCCCGCTGCCCTTCATCGCCCAGCCCCGGCCGCGGGTCGCCAATCTGCTTTCGCGCGGGCTGGCGGGGCTGTTCGGCACCTCGGACATGCCCGAGGCCCCACCGCCCCAGCCCGGACCCCGCTGA
- a CDS encoding alkane 1-monooxygenase, translated as MAPRRGSHLVPPALAYAAAGILPAALLIRGAEVGGWPLWLGLLWMAVLAPLADMLAGLSFGDAEEGQPFPATETGLTLLALTHFALLLSALSAFGSNELTLTERVVLFLGAGMWFGQVANAVAHELIHRSRRSLFRLGTAIYVSLLFGHHVSAHRLVHHSHVATARDPNSARLGESFWRFFPRAWWGSFRQGLAAERARARLPRRLNPYLIWVGGAGLWIIGVWIGFGPRAMVDYLGLCLYAQMQLLLSDYVQHYGLRRARTGDRVEPVGPRHSWDSPHALSSLGMVNAPRHSDHHAHPGRPYPALRLSPQDMRPLLPYPLPVMGAIAMVPPLWRRVMDHRVARMQAEPVGEDSQRP; from the coding sequence GTGGCGCCGCGTCGGGGTTCGCATCTCGTGCCCCCGGCACTCGCCTATGCCGCGGCCGGAATCCTGCCGGCCGCGCTGCTGATCCGCGGGGCCGAGGTCGGCGGCTGGCCGCTGTGGCTGGGCCTGCTGTGGATGGCAGTGCTGGCACCCTTGGCCGATATGCTGGCGGGCCTGTCCTTCGGCGATGCCGAGGAGGGCCAGCCTTTTCCTGCGACCGAGACCGGGCTGACCCTGCTGGCGCTGACCCATTTCGCGCTGCTGCTGTCGGCGCTGAGCGCCTTTGGCAGCAATGAACTGACCCTGACCGAGCGTGTGGTGCTGTTCTTGGGCGCCGGCATGTGGTTCGGGCAGGTCGCCAATGCCGTCGCGCATGAGCTGATCCACCGCAGCCGCCGCAGCCTGTTCCGGCTGGGGACCGCGATTTATGTCAGCCTGCTGTTCGGCCATCACGTCAGCGCCCATCGGCTGGTCCATCACAGCCATGTGGCGACGGCGCGCGACCCGAACTCGGCCCGGCTGGGTGAAAGCTTCTGGCGCTTTTTCCCGCGCGCCTGGTGGGGGTCGTTTCGGCAGGGGCTGGCCGCCGAGCGGGCGCGGGCGCGGCTGCCGCGGCGCCTGAACCCCTATCTGATCTGGGTCGGCGGGGCCGGGCTGTGGATCATCGGCGTCTGGATCGGCTTCGGGCCGAGGGCGATGGTGGATTATCTGGGGCTGTGCCTTTACGCGCAGATGCAGCTTTTGCTGTCCGACTATGTGCAGCATTACGGGCTGCGCCGCGCCCGCACCGGCGACCGGGTCGAGCCGGTGGGCCCGCGGCATAGCTGGGATTCGCCCCATGCGCTGTCCTCGCTGGGGATGGTGAATGCGCCGCGACACTCGGACCACCACGCCCATCCTGGTCGCCCCTATCCCGCGCTGCGCCTGTCCCCGCAGGACATGCGCCCGCTGCTGCCCTATCCGCTGCCGGTGATGGGCGCCATCGCGATGGTCCCGCCGCTGTGGCGCCGGGTGATGGATCACCGGGTGGCGCGGATGCAGGCGGAGCCGGTGGGCGAGGACTCGCAGCGGCCGTAA
- a CDS encoding MATE family efflux transporter → MSFARYRPHIAATMALGLPLVGAHLARMAIGISDTVMIGWYSVDALAALVLATSILLILMMLGAGYGIGIMGLLATAHARDDTTEIRRVTRMALWLSLVHGVLMMPVLWYSGPLMLALGQAEIVAQLSQDYLRIAGWGIVLTLWAMVLNSYLASMERTQVVLWLTLAGLPVNVAFNWVFIFGNLGAPELGVRGAAIASVGTQAVTLAAILAYALWLPMTRPIALMQRFWRADWPALRAVFLLGLPVGLTLVAEIGMFVGSNVMMGWFGTQPLAAHGIALQLSSISFMFQLGIANAATIRTGQAAGRGDAVMMRDAAVTVLWIAAGFGALTSLAFIILPEPMVGLYLDPANPQSEAILSLAVGLMFWAALFQLADALQVQGLGLLRGVQDTRGPMWLAGISYWVIGLPAGYLLAFPLGMGPTGLWAGLLIGLTVAAVLMLRRFWAGVERGDWTGAAQPG, encoded by the coding sequence ATGTCCTTCGCCCGTTACCGCCCCCATATCGCCGCCACGATGGCGCTTGGCCTGCCGCTGGTCGGCGCGCATCTGGCGCGCATGGCCATCGGCATCAGCGATACGGTGATGATCGGCTGGTATTCCGTCGATGCGCTGGCGGCGCTGGTGCTGGCGACCTCGATCCTGCTGATCCTGATGATGCTGGGCGCGGGCTATGGCATCGGCATCATGGGCCTGCTGGCCACCGCCCATGCCCGCGACGACACGACCGAGATCCGCCGCGTCACCCGCATGGCGCTGTGGCTGTCGCTGGTTCATGGCGTGCTGATGATGCCGGTCCTGTGGTATTCCGGCCCGCTGATGCTGGCGCTGGGACAGGCCGAGATCGTGGCGCAGCTGTCGCAGGACTACCTGCGCATCGCCGGCTGGGGCATCGTGCTGACGCTGTGGGCGATGGTGCTGAACTCGTATCTCGCCTCGATGGAGCGGACGCAGGTCGTGCTGTGGCTGACGCTGGCCGGGCTGCCGGTCAACGTCGCCTTCAACTGGGTGTTCATCTTCGGCAATCTGGGCGCGCCGGAACTGGGCGTGCGCGGCGCGGCCATCGCCTCGGTCGGGACGCAGGCGGTGACGCTGGCGGCGATCCTCGCCTATGCGCTGTGGCTGCCGATGACCCGGCCCATCGCGCTGATGCAGCGCTTCTGGCGGGCCGACTGGCCGGCGCTGCGGGCGGTGTTCCTGCTGGGACTGCCGGTCGGGCTGACGCTGGTGGCCGAGATCGGGATGTTCGTCGGCAGCAATGTGATGATGGGCTGGTTCGGGACCCAGCCGCTGGCGGCGCATGGCATTGCGCTGCAGCTGTCCTCGATCAGCTTCATGTTCCAGCTTGGCATCGCCAATGCCGCGACCATCCGCACCGGGCAGGCCGCCGGGCGCGGCGATGCGGTGATGATGCGCGACGCGGCGGTGACGGTCCTGTGGATCGCGGCGGGCTTCGGCGCGCTGACCAGCCTTGCCTTCATCATCCTGCCCGAGCCGATGGTGGGGCTGTACCTCGACCCCGCCAATCCGCAATCCGAGGCGATCCTGTCGCTCGCCGTCGGGCTGATGTTCTGGGCCGCGCTGTTCCAGCTGGCCGATGCGCTGCAGGTGCAGGGGCTGGGGCTGCTGCGCGGGGTGCAGGACACGCGCGGGCCGATGTGGCTGGCCGGGATCAGCTATTGGGTGATCGGCCTGCCGGCGGGCTATCTGCTGGCCTTTCCGCTGGGGATGGGCCCGACCGGGCTGTGGGCCGGGCTGTTGATCGGGCTAACGGTCGCGGCCGTGCTGATGCTGCGCCGCTTCTGGGCGGGGGTCGAGCGCGGGGACTGGACGGGGGCCGCGCAGCCGGGCTAA
- a CDS encoding N-acetylmuramoyl-L-alanine amidase gives MSFPSPNHGPRQNGLHPTLIVLHFTGMIDAASARSRLCDPAAEVSAHWLIDEDGATEALVPEDRRAWHAGAGSWQGHQDINSRSIGIELVNPGDRPFAAAQMDALCRLLPQIMARWQIGPAGVIGHSDMAPGRKCDPGPRFDWARLVRLGLAVGPAALDPAPPLPPLAESLTRIGYPDVPPEQRLAAFRLRFRPGAVGPEVIADRRLAFAVASAMNATAR, from the coding sequence ATGTCCTTTCCCAGCCCCAATCACGGCCCGCGCCAGAACGGCCTGCACCCGACGCTGATCGTTCTGCATTTCACCGGCATGATCGACGCCGCATCCGCCCGCAGCCGCCTTTGCGATCCGGCGGCCGAGGTCAGCGCGCATTGGCTGATCGACGAGGATGGCGCGACCGAGGCGCTGGTCCCCGAGGATCGCCGCGCCTGGCATGCCGGGGCAGGAAGCTGGCAGGGGCATCAGGACATCAACTCGCGGTCCATCGGGATCGAACTGGTCAATCCCGGCGACCGGCCCTTTGCGGCGGCGCAGATGGATGCGCTGTGCCGGCTGCTGCCGCAGATCATGGCGCGCTGGCAGATCGGCCCCGCCGGCGTCATCGGCCATTCCGACATGGCGCCGGGCCGGAAATGCGACCCCGGTCCGCGTTTCGATTGGGCGCGGCTGGTGCGGCTGGGGCTGGCAGTGGGGCCTGCTGCACTTGATCCGGCCCCGCCGCTGCCGCCGCTGGCCGAAAGCCTGACCCGCATCGGCTATCCCGATGTGCCGCCCGAACAACGCCTCGCCGCCTTTCGTCTGCGCTTCCGCCCCGGCGCCGTCGGGCCAGAGGTGATCGCCGACCGCCGACTCGCCTTTGCCGTGGCCTCGGCGATGAACGCGACGGCCCGCTGA
- a CDS encoding Lrp/AsnC ligand binding domain-containing protein, with protein MRPVFVQFRCAPGQTYAVADAIYDREIVSELYSTSGDFDLMAKLYIPEDQDIGHYLNEHLFDIEGIQRTLTTMTFKAF; from the coding sequence ATGCGCCCCGTTTTCGTGCAGTTCCGTTGCGCCCCTGGCCAGACCTATGCCGTTGCCGATGCGATCTATGACCGCGAGATCGTGTCCGAGCTTTACTCGACCTCGGGCGATTTCGACCTGATGGCCAAGCTGTATATCCCCGAGGATCAGGATATCGGCCATTACCTGAACGAGCATCTGTTCGATATCGAGGGGATCCAGCGCACCCTGACGACGATGACCTTCAAGGCGTTCTAG
- a CDS encoding YcjX family GTP-binding protein — protein sequence MGITDFTEGVLRGVGLGEPVIRIGVTGLSRAGKTVFITSLVANLMDRGRMGALRAAADGSIKAAWLQPQPDDTVPRFELERHLAALTGPDPHWPEGTRQISELRLSLRVQPRGMLRGLRGPQVVHLDIVDYPGEWLLDLRLMERSFDTWSKEVLERMTGRPGAAAFQSALQDLDLSAPLDEATARNLAELYTAHLQESRLAGLSDLTPGRFLLPGEMAGSPALTFAPLPPAPRKSPLHREFARRYEAYKSRIVKPFFRDHFARIDRQVVLIDVLGAIHAGPQAVNDLRRAMADILSAFNPGRTGWLAQMLGLRRVERILFAATKADHLHHTQHPRLTRIATALLREARDRADFAGARTEALAIASLRATTETTIEQNGNELPAVRGRLMDGRLAAFYPGELPADPAMLLNAAQQGQQAWLDGDFEAMQFRPAADTAREGHGPPHIRLDRAAEFLIGDRL from the coding sequence ATGGGCATTACCGATTTCACCGAAGGCGTGCTGCGCGGCGTGGGTCTGGGCGAGCCGGTCATCCGGATCGGGGTCACCGGGCTGTCGCGGGCGGGCAAGACGGTGTTCATCACCTCGCTGGTCGCGAACCTGATGGATCGGGGCCGGATGGGGGCGCTGCGTGCCGCCGCCGATGGCTCGATCAAGGCGGCGTGGCTGCAACCCCAGCCTGACGACACCGTCCCGCGCTTTGAGCTTGAGCGGCACCTGGCGGCGCTGACCGGCCCGGACCCGCACTGGCCCGAGGGCACGCGCCAGATTTCCGAGCTGCGGCTGTCGCTGCGGGTGCAGCCGCGCGGGATGCTGCGCGGCCTGCGCGGGCCGCAGGTGGTGCATCTGGACATCGTTGATTACCCTGGCGAATGGCTGCTGGACCTGCGCCTGATGGAGCGCAGCTTCGACACCTGGTCGAAAGAGGTGCTCGAGCGCATGACCGGCCGCCCCGGCGCCGCCGCGTTCCAGTCGGCCCTGCAGGATCTGGACCTCAGCGCGCCGCTGGACGAAGCGACCGCCCGCAATCTGGCCGAGCTTTACACCGCGCATCTGCAGGAATCGCGCCTCGCCGGGCTGTCCGACCTGACGCCGGGGCGGTTCCTGCTGCCGGGCGAGATGGCGGGCTCGCCCGCGCTGACCTTTGCGCCGCTGCCGCCCGCGCCGCGCAAATCGCCGCTGCATCGCGAATTCGCCCGCCGGTATGAGGCCTATAAGTCCCGCATCGTGAAGCCGTTCTTCCGCGACCACTTCGCCCGCATCGACCGGCAGGTGGTGCTGATCGACGTGCTGGGCGCGATCCATGCCGGGCCGCAGGCGGTCAATGATCTGCGCCGGGCGATGGCCGACATCCTGTCGGCCTTCAACCCCGGCCGGACGGGCTGGCTGGCGCAGATGCTGGGTCTGCGACGGGTCGAGCGGATCCTGTTCGCCGCCACCAAGGCCGATCACCTGCACCACACGCAGCATCCGCGCCTGACCCGCATCGCCACCGCCCTGCTGCGCGAGGCCCGCGACCGCGCCGATTTTGCCGGCGCCCGGACCGAGGCGCTGGCCATCGCCTCGCTGCGGGCCACGACGGAAACGACCATCGAGCAGAACGGCAATGAGCTGCCGGCGGTGCGCGGGCGGCTGATGGATGGGCGGCTGGCGGCCTTTTATCCGGGCGAGCTGCCGGCCGATCCGGCGATGCTGCTGAACGCCGCCCAGCAGGGCCAGCAGGCGTGGCTGGACGGCGATTTTGAGGCGATGCAGTTCCGACCCGCCGCCGATACCGCCCGCGAGGGGCACGGCCCGCCGCATATCCGGCTGGACCGCGCCGCGGAATTCCTGATCGGAGACCGGCTGTGA
- the ftsY gene encoding signal recognition particle-docking protein FtsY, which translates to MSFFSKLRERLTKSSSRIGQGLDDLVGEGTPETPPGRAPDAAQADAAPPAPAAPPPEAPADPAAPTAPPDPLPGQPGPVTPPPPPEPAEAPRPAAPEPAAPPETRRPGLMGRLFGAAPPTPAEPRRELDDAMLEDLEDTLVAADMGVDTALRVTANIAEGRMGRRLSATELKTLLADEITRIMTPVARPLPLYPKTPQVVLVVGVNGSGKTTTIGKLASQFRAAGKKVVIAAGDTFRAAAVEQLQVWGDRAGVPVMTAPEGSDPASLAFDAMTRAEAEGADLLMIDTAGRLQNRADLMEELAKIVRVIRKKDPSAPHNTLLVLDATTGQNAISQVETFRRLADVSGLVMTKLDGTARGGVLVALADRFGLPIHAIGVGEQIDDLDAFEPRDFARALVGLD; encoded by the coding sequence ATGTCGTTCTTTTCCAAGCTGCGCGAGCGGTTGACCAAATCCTCCTCCCGGATCGGGCAGGGGCTTGACGATCTGGTCGGCGAGGGCACGCCCGAGACGCCGCCGGGCCGCGCCCCTGACGCCGCGCAAGCTGACGCGGCCCCGCCAGCCCCCGCCGCGCCGCCACCTGAAGCGCCCGCCGATCCGGCCGCCCCCACCGCCCCGCCCGATCCGCTGCCCGGCCAGCCCGGCCCGGTGACGCCGCCCCCGCCGCCTGAACCCGCCGAGGCGCCGCGACCGGCTGCCCCGGAGCCCGCCGCGCCGCCCGAAACCCGCCGCCCCGGCCTGATGGGGCGACTGTTCGGCGCCGCACCGCCCACGCCCGCCGAGCCGCGGCGAGAGCTTGACGACGCCATGCTCGAAGACCTCGAGGATACGCTGGTCGCCGCCGATATGGGCGTCGATACCGCGCTGCGCGTCACCGCCAACATCGCCGAAGGCCGCATGGGCCGCCGCCTGTCCGCGACCGAACTGAAGACGCTGCTGGCCGACGAGATCACCCGGATCATGACGCCGGTCGCCCGCCCGCTGCCGCTTTACCCCAAGACCCCGCAGGTGGTGCTGGTGGTGGGGGTCAACGGCTCGGGCAAGACCACGACCATCGGCAAGCTCGCCAGCCAGTTCCGCGCTGCCGGCAAGAAGGTGGTGATCGCCGCCGGCGACACCTTCCGCGCCGCCGCGGTCGAGCAGTTGCAGGTCTGGGGCGACCGCGCCGGCGTCCCGGTGATGACCGCGCCCGAGGGCAGCGACCCGGCCAGCCTCGCCTTTGACGCCATGACACGGGCCGAGGCCGAGGGCGCCGATCTGCTGATGATCGACACCGCCGGCCGCCTGCAGAACCGCGCCGACCTGATGGAGGAGCTGGCCAAGATCGTCCGGGTGATCCGCAAGAAGGACCCCTCGGCGCCCCATAACACGCTGCTGGTCTTGGACGCGACGACGGGCCAGAACGCCATCTCGCAGGTCGAGACGTTCCGGCGTCTCGCCGACGTGTCCGGGCTGGTGATGACCAAGCTGGACGGGACCGCGCGCGGCGGGGTGCTGGTGGCGCTGGCCGACCGCTTCGGCCTGCCGATCCATGCCATCGGGGTGGGCGAGCAGATCGACGATCTCGACGCGTTCGAGCCGCGCGATTTCGCCCGCGCGCTGGTCGGGCTGGACTGA
- the hrpB gene encoding ATP-dependent helicase HrpB, with the protein MSLPLPDPPLPIDAVLPALCNALRREGRAVLVAPPGAGKTTRVPLALLDQTQGRIVMLEPRRLAARAAAERLAANLGQATGQDVGFRMRGESVPGARIEVVTEGILTRMLQSDPSLDGIGCVVFDEFHERSLNGDLGLALLWEARGALRPDLSVLVMSATLDAGPVAALLDDAPIIESQGRAFPVETRHLPRPLPATARFETEAARLIAQAEAETRDQPGGTILAFLPGEGEIRRVRAALGDLPAEILPLYGAMEIKAQRAALSPPGSMRRIVLATSIAETSLTIPAVRVVVDCGRARRAGFDPGTGMSRLVTTRVSRAEAEQRQGRAGRVAPGICYRMWSRAEAGMLPDFAPPEIAVADLSGLALDLANWGSDGSDLAFLTPPPAPALAEARVLLQQLGALGADQRITDHGRKLARLPLHPRLAHMLQQAGAQAAPLAALLEERDPLRGVGCDLTLRLRALTQPARHEPARGALDRINRQAKRLQRLVAARPATLSPGAMAAHAYPDRIAMRRPGDAPRYLLSGGRGAALPDGDAMAGEPWLVVCDLDGDGPEARIRLALPITGDEIRTAYAHRIETVEAVEWSARDGRVIARQREMLGALTLTDRPLPDPDPALLAQALWQGVRAEGLFWTAAAARLRARIALLKGAPDVSDAGLLADGDWLLPFLDGLRTRGDLRALDLTQPLLNLLGWEGQQALNRLAPSHFTTPLGRRVPIDYSAETPSVELRLQEVFGVTEHPHAGGQPLRLTLLSPGQKPVAVTTDLPGFWAAGYADVRKDMRGRYPRHPWPEDPTQADPTLRAKPRGT; encoded by the coding sequence ATGAGCCTGCCCCTGCCCGATCCGCCCCTGCCCATCGACGCCGTGCTGCCCGCACTGTGCAATGCGCTGCGGCGCGAGGGGCGTGCGGTGCTGGTCGCACCCCCCGGCGCGGGCAAGACGACGCGGGTGCCGCTGGCGCTGCTGGATCAGACCCAGGGCCGCATCGTCATGCTGGAACCGCGCCGGCTGGCGGCGCGGGCGGCGGCCGAGCGGCTGGCGGCCAATCTGGGCCAGGCGACGGGGCAGGATGTCGGCTTTCGGATGCGCGGCGAATCGGTCCCCGGCGCGCGGATCGAGGTGGTGACCGAGGGCATCCTGACCCGGATGCTGCAATCCGACCCATCGCTCGACGGCATCGGCTGCGTGGTCTTTGACGAGTTCCACGAGCGCAGCCTGAACGGCGATCTGGGCCTTGCCCTGCTGTGGGAGGCGCGGGGCGCGCTGCGGCCCGACCTGTCGGTGCTGGTCATGTCGGCGACGCTGGATGCCGGTCCCGTCGCGGCGCTGCTGGACGACGCGCCGATCATCGAAAGCCAGGGCCGCGCCTTTCCGGTCGAGACCCGCCACCTGCCCCGCCCCCTGCCCGCCACCGCACGGTTCGAGACCGAGGCCGCGCGCCTGATCGCGCAGGCCGAGGCCGAGACCCGCGACCAGCCCGGCGGCACCATCCTCGCCTTTCTGCCCGGCGAGGGCGAGATCCGCCGGGTTCGCGCCGCGCTTGGCGACCTGCCGGCCGAGATCCTGCCGCTTTACGGGGCGATGGAGATCAAGGCGCAGCGCGCCGCCCTGTCGCCTCCCGGATCCATGCGGCGGATCGTGCTGGCGACCTCGATCGCCGAGACCTCGCTGACCATTCCCGCGGTGCGCGTGGTGGTCGATTGCGGCCGCGCGCGGCGGGCGGGATTCGATCCCGGCACCGGCATGTCGCGGCTGGTCACTACCCGCGTCAGCCGGGCCGAGGCGGAACAGCGCCAGGGCCGCGCCGGTCGCGTGGCCCCCGGCATCTGCTATCGCATGTGGTCGCGGGCCGAGGCCGGGATGCTGCCCGACTTCGCCCCGCCCGAGATCGCCGTGGCCGACCTTAGCGGGCTGGCGCTGGATCTGGCGAATTGGGGCAGCGACGGCAGCGATCTGGCCTTTCTGACGCCGCCCCCCGCCCCGGCCCTGGCCGAGGCGCGCGTGCTGCTGCAGCAGCTTGGCGCCTTGGGCGCCGATCAGCGCATCACCGATCACGGCCGCAAGCTGGCGCGCCTGCCGCTGCATCCGCGTCTGGCCCATATGCTGCAACAGGCGGGGGCGCAGGCCGCGCCGCTGGCGGCGCTGCTGGAAGAACGCGATCCGCTGCGGGGGGTGGGTTGCGACCTGACGCTGCGGCTGCGCGCGCTGACCCAGCCCGCGCGACACGAGCCCGCGCGCGGCGCGCTCGACCGCATCAACCGTCAGGCCAAGCGGCTGCAGCGCCTTGTCGCCGCCCGTCCCGCGACGCTGTCGCCGGGCGCGATGGCGGCGCATGCCTATCCCGACCGTATCGCCATGCGCCGGCCGGGGGATGCGCCGCGCTATCTGCTCTCGGGCGGGCGCGGGGCGGCGCTGCCGGACGGGGACGCGATGGCGGGCGAGCCGTGGCTGGTGGTCTGCGATCTGGACGGCGACGGCCCCGAGGCGCGCATCCGTCTGGCCCTGCCCATCACCGGCGACGAGATCCGCACCGCCTATGCCCACCGGATCGAGACCGTCGAGGCGGTCGAGTGGTCGGCGCGGGACGGTCGCGTCATCGCAAGACAGCGCGAGATGCTGGGCGCGCTGACCCTGACCGACCGGCCGCTGCCCGATCCCGACCCGGCGCTGCTGGCGCAGGCCCTGTGGCAGGGGGTCCGGGCCGAGGGGCTGTTCTGGACCGCTGCCGCTGCGCGTCTGCGGGCGCGGATCGCGCTGCTAAAGGGCGCGCCGGATGTCTCTGACGCGGGGCTGCTGGCGGATGGGGACTGGCTGCTGCCGTTTCTGGACGGGCTGCGGACGCGGGGCGATCTGCGCGCGCTCGATCTGACGCAGCCCCTGCTGAACCTGCTGGGATGGGAGGGGCAGCAGGCGCTGAACCGGCTGGCGCCATCGCATTTCACCACGCCGCTCGGGCGTCGGGTGCCCATCGACTACAGCGCCGAGACGCCTTCGGTCGAGCTGCGCCTGCAAGAGGTCTTCGGCGTCACCGAACACCCCCACGCCGGCGGCCAGCCCCTGCGGCTGACCCTGCTGTCGCCGGGCCAGAAGCCGGTCGCGGTGACAACCGATCTGCCGGGCTTCTGGGCCGCGGGCTATGCCGATGTCCGCAAGGACATGCGCGGCCGCTATCCGCGCCACCCCTGGCCCGAGGACCCGACGCAGGCCGACCCGACCCTGCGCGCCAAGCCGCGCGGGACGTGA